The DNA segment GAACCGCCTCATTACGATCAGAAAGCCGACCGTGCGGGTGCGCTACGAGCTGCAGGAAATCGGCAAACCCGACCTGATGGATGTATTGAAACCGTTTCTCAAGAAACGGAAGCGCTGAGTCTGCGCCGCCGCAGGGGCACGGCGCGCGTTCGTATCTCGCGGTCCCCGTAGGGGCGCGGCATGCCGTGCCCTGACTGGATCCGCCAGTCGACCGACGACCGTCCCGCCGGGTCGCCGGGTCGCCGAAGATCATGAAGGGGCCGGCATGGCGCTGGCCCCCTTCTTCTGTCGGGGTCCAACACTAGAATCGGGCGGTCGCGGTCAGCACGGCGCTGATACCTGGCGCCGGGATTGCGCGCGAGTCGGGGCTCACGGGGTACTGCTGGTCGAGCAGGTTGCGCACGTTTAGATTGAGATCGATCCGCTTCGTCAGCGTGACGCCGCCGATCACATCCACGAGCGTGTAGCCCGGCATGCGCACCTCGGTCGGGCCCGGCCGGTCGTCCACGCCATAAAAAGCGCCCCGCACGTGCACGAATCCCCGCGACGACACGGGCCGCCGCAGGCCCAGTGTGAACGTTGCCGGCGGCACGTCGTCCAGCGCCGTGCTGTCGTCAAGGGCCAGGCCCCGCGTCACCGTCCCGGTAACTTCGAGCGACATCTGCCACCCGAGCCTGGCCTGAGCCTCGACTTCGATCCCGCGGATGCGGGCTCGGCCGCGGTTGCGGAAGAAGAAGAAGTCTGTCGCGGTCTGGTACCGCTCGATCAGGTCGGTGATGCGGTACTGGAACCCGAACAGGCCCAGCCGGATGCGGGACGCCGTGTACCGGATTCCTCCGTCGAACTGGATGCTGCGCTCCGGATCGAGATCGGGGTTGCCCGTGATGAATCCCCGGCCGGTCGGGCCGCGGTAGTAGCGGTCAGACACGGTCGGATCGCGGAAACCGCTGCCGACCTGGCCCGTGAAGGTGACGCCGGCCCAGGGGCCGATGCTCAGCGACCCGCTGCCAGACAACGCGCCGCGCGAGGTGGCGTGGTCTCCGAAGTAGCCCCCGAGGTTCCGCGACGTCACGTAGTCACCCCTGACGCCGGCGGCCGCGGTGACCTTCGGGCCCAACGCCGCCTCAACGGTCGCGTATGTCCCGCCGTTGGTCCGTCGCGCCGCCGCGATCGAGACATTCTCCACGTCGCTCGCGACGTCGCCGGCCACGGTGTAGTTGGTGACGGTGTCGACGGCGTGGACATCGAACCGCCCGTTTACATCGACGCCGGCTTCGAATCGCGCGGGGCTGAACAGGCGCTCGCCGGACGCGCGGACCTGGAAGTCTTTCGCCTGATAATCGGCCCTCTCCAGCGTCCGCCCGCGGGTGGCCGTCGCAAACCGATCCTGATCGGTCACCTGGCGGTAGCTGCCCACGAAGGTGTTGATCGAGATACGCTCAAAGCCGCCGACCTTTCGGAGATCGTAGGTCCCCGTGAAGCGATGCGAATCCTCAACGGGATAATAGAACCGCACCGTCGTCGAGTTGTTGCGCGGGCGGCCTACATCGGTGCCGAAGTCGCTCTGCCACGCCGCCCCGAGGATTCCCTTCCCGATTTCGTACTCTCCACGCGCCAGGAACCCGCGGTCGGTCGCGCCGGAGTTGTAGATTTCGCCAGCTGGGCTCCGGTAGTCGTCGAAGTCGCGGTAATGGGCCTGGAATGTCAGGCCGCCCTTGCCGAGCCCTTTGGAGATCTCAGCGCCAATTCGCTGCTGCGGCGAGCCCGCGCCCAGCGCGCCCACCACGCGGGCAGCCAGGGGTGACGCGGGATCGATGCGGCGCGTACGGGCGTGAATCACACCTCCGAACGCGTCGGACCCATACGCCACAGACCCCGGCCCTCTGGCGACCTCGATGCCATCGAGCACAAACGGGTCGAGAAACGTCGCGCTCGGCCCGACCCGTCGGTCGCTGGTGACGCGCGCGCCGTCGATCATAATCAGCGTCCGCCCACGCGCCATGCCGCGAATCGCCGGAACGGCGGCATGACCCTCGGAGACGGTCGATACACCGGCCACGCTTTCCAGGGCCTGTGTCAGGTTGGCGGGTTGACGGTTCTGGATCTCTTGCGATGGCAGAAACGCGGTGGCACTGGCCAGCGTGGTTTCTATGTCGGGCGCGGCGCCGGCGGTTACCGTGACGGTCTCGTCAACAATCGCCGAAATCCGGATGTCGAGCTTCCCGTCAGTTGGAATCTTCTCGATCAAAACGGGTTTGGTGAAACGCTCGCCGGGCAGAATGACCAGAACTTCGAATGGTGGAGTCGGGTCCGGTTTCCAGGAAAAGCGGCCGTCGGCGTCCGTGTAAACGGTGCCAGGGCGCCCGAGAATGGTCACTTCGGCCCGGGCAATCGGCTGACCGGTCCGGGCATCGATGACACGCCCATCAATCGCATATGCCGGCGCGCTGATCCAGACAAACGCGAGACACAACCACGCCACGCAGGTTCGCCGCTTGTTCATGCCAAATCTCGCGCCATCATCTTCGTCCGCGTCGCAAGGGCACGGCATGCCGTGCCCCTACGCCTTCATTCGGGCTTCCTGCTTCTGATGCGGGCGCGATGAATCGCGCCCCTACAGGACCCTATCCATTCTTCTTCTCGAACTCCTGCATGAACTGGACGAGGGCGGTGACGCCTGCCTCGGGAAACGCGTTGTAGATCGACGCGCGCATGCCGCCGACCGACCGGTGGCCCTTGAGGCCGTCGAGCCCGGCCGCCTTCGCTTCCTTGGCGAACTTCGCCTCGAGTTCCTCGTTCGGAAGCCTGAACGTCACGTTCATGAGCGACCGGCAGTCCTTCTGGGCGTGACCCTTGTAGTAGCCGGTCCGATCGATCTCGGCGTAGAGCCTGGCCGCCTTCCGCTCGTTGATCGCGTGGATGCCGGGCAGGCCGCCAATCGACAGCAGCCACTTCATCACGAGCCCCATGATGTAGATGGCGAAACACGGCGGCGTGTTGTACATCGACGTGTTGTCCGCGTGGATCGCATAGTTCAGCATCGTCGGCAGCCTGGGGTCGTCGACGCGCTTCTTGAGCCACTCGTCCTTGACGATGACGACCACCACGCCGGCGGGCCCGATGTTCTTCTGAGCGCCGGCGTAGATCAACGTGTGCCTGGGCACATCGATCGGGCGGCTGAACATGTCGGACGACGTGTCGCACACCAGTGGCACGCTTCCCGTCTCGGGAACGTACTTGAATTCGACGCCGTGAATGGTCTCGTTCGACGTGAACGACACGAACGCGGCGGCGGGATCGAGCTTGAGCTCGCTCTGTGCCGGCACGTGGTTGAACTTTGTGGC comes from the Acidobacteriota bacterium genome and includes:
- the serC gene encoding 3-phosphoserine/phosphohydroxythreonine transaminase, which produces MATTTARVFNFAAGPAVLPLPVLEEAQRDLVSMPGVGMSILEMSHRGKFFEGVLQQTEADIRKLAGVPDDYKVLFLPGGASLQFSMVPLNFLPRDGSADYIVTGAWSQKSVKEAKKVAGVKIAYTGEATKFNHVPAQSELKLDPAAAFVSFTSNETIHGVEFKYVPETGSVPLVCDTSSDMFSRPIDVPRHTLIYAGAQKNIGPAGVVVVIVKDEWLKKRVDDPRLPTMLNYAIHADNTSMYNTPPCFAIYIMGLVMKWLLSIGGLPGIHAINERKAARLYAEIDRTGYYKGHAQKDCRSLMNVTFRLPNEELEAKFAKEAKAAGLDGLKGHRSVGGMRASIYNAFPEAGVTALVQFMQEFEKKNG
- a CDS encoding TonB-dependent receptor, encoding MNKRRTCVAWLCLAFVWISAPAYAIDGRVIDARTGQPIARAEVTILGRPGTVYTDADGRFSWKPDPTPPFEVLVILPGERFTKPVLIEKIPTDGKLDIRISAIVDETVTVTAGAAPDIETTLASATAFLPSQEIQNRQPANLTQALESVAGVSTVSEGHAAVPAIRGMARGRTLIMIDGARVTSDRRVGPSATFLDPFVLDGIEVARGPGSVAYGSDAFGGVIHARTRRIDPASPLAARVVGALGAGSPQQRIGAEISKGLGKGGLTFQAHYRDFDDYRSPAGEIYNSGATDRGFLARGEYEIGKGILGAAWQSDFGTDVGRPRNNSTTVRFYYPVEDSHRFTGTYDLRKVGGFERISINTFVGSYRQVTDQDRFATATRGRTLERADYQAKDFQVRASGERLFSPARFEAGVDVNGRFDVHAVDTVTNYTVAGDVASDVENVSIAAARRTNGGTYATVEAALGPKVTAAAGVRGDYVTSRNLGGYFGDHATSRGALSGSGSLSIGPWAGVTFTGQVGSGFRDPTVSDRYYRGPTGRGFITGNPDLDPERSIQFDGGIRYTASRIRLGLFGFQYRITDLIERYQTATDFFFFRNRGRARIRGIEVEAQARLGWQMSLEVTGTVTRGLALDDSTALDDVPPATFTLGLRRPVSSRGFVHVRGAFYGVDDRPGPTEVRMPGYTLVDVIGGVTLTKRIDLNLNVRNLLDQQYPVSPDSRAIPAPGISAVLTATARF